ATCAATGTCGGGTAGTTGCGCTTGGTTTCGGCCAGTGCCGACTTGAGCATAATCACTGCATCAGCCAGCGCCTGCTCTTGACCTTCCGGGGCCTTGATCGAGTAGTCGTTGCCCAGAATGGACACGACGTTCACCCCTTCCTTGCTGATGATCATGCGCTCACGGCGCTGCTGCGGGTCGCGCGATCAACCAGCGCCTGAATACGCGCGGCGGTGGCGCCGTGCTTGTCTTCCTGCTCCATCAAACTCAACTGCAGGCTGTCGTTGTCATCCTTGGCTTGTGCCAACTCGGTGGCGAGCTGTGCGTTCGTGTTTTGCAGGTCCTGGTTCTGCTGTACCAAGTCACTGACAAGCTGTTCCAACTGGCTAAGGGATGCTTCCAACATTTTGATTTCTCAAGCTAATTTCAACGGGCGCGTACGATAAAGAAAACACGCTGCACACACCACAAGCATCAGGACCTGAATCACGATTATCTTGCCCGGCCAGCGTTGTTCGATCCTTCACTGACGAATACGCGTAAGGGCCCTGTTGACTGCGATTTCGCCCTCTTGTTCCTGCTGTTCGTCAGAACGATGTCGTTCGTGCGTCAGGATAATCGCCATTTCAGTCCTGCGGCAAAGGCGCGCAGCCCACTGATCAGGGCAGTCATTGGCTCAAGTGTTAGGCACCGCGACCGATAACGAGGGTAATCCTCGCTTCTCAGTTGTCCCGTCGCACGCAACGCGCGCTTCTCCTTTCAGGAATCGACATGTCCCTACGTAATATGAATATCGCCCCCCGGGCGTTCCTTGGCTTTTCCGTGATTGGGGGGCTGATGCTGATTCTGGGCATTTTCGCGCTGCTGCAAATGGGCAAGATCAATGACGCCAGCGAAGTCATCACCAATGACGCCGTGCCCGGCATCAAGAGCCTCGACAAACTGACGGAGACTAGCATCCGTATGCGTGTGCTGTCCTACCGTTTGCTGGTCAACCGCGAGCCGGATATTCAGCAGAAAACCATCGAGCTGTTCGCGTCGCGCAATAAACAGCTCAACGAAGCCCAGGCGGACTACGAAAAACTGATCTCAAGCCCTGAGCAGCAAACCTATTACAGCCAGTACAAGCAGTTGCTTGAGCAATACCGCCAGCTTGAGTCGCGGATGATTTCGCTTACGCGTGCGGGCAATCTCGATGACCTGCGCAACATGCTGAACAACGACCTGTTGAGCAACTCGGACGCGATGAACGTCGTGCTGGCCAAGCTGATCGACATAAACACCAAGCAACTGTACGACGCCAACAAGGACGCCAAGGATCAGTATTCCAGCGCCTTCACGATGGTCGTCGGGTTGCTGATCATTGCCAGCATCCTGACTGTGCTGTTTGCCTGGCTGCTAACCAACAGCATTACCCGTCCTATCGCTGCTGCGCTGCACGCCGCCGAGGAAATTTCCGAAGGCGACCTTACCCGCACGATCAAGGTCGATGGCACCGACGAGGCAGGCCGTCTACTGGGCGCCATGCACAAAATGCAGTCCAAGCTGCGTGACACCCTGCAGCGTATTTCAGGTTCGGCCACCCAGCTGGCATCGGCTGCCGAAGAGCTGAACGCAGTCACTGACGAAAACGCCCGTGGCATGTCGCAACAGAGCAACGAGATCGAACAGGCCGCAACCGCCGTCAACCAGATGACCAGCGCCGTGGAAGAAGTTGCGCGTAACGCCGTGAGCACCTCGCAAGCGTCGAAAAGCGCGACCTCATCGGCCAGCGACGGCCGTGACCTGGTACAGGAAACCGTCAGCGCCATCGAACGCATGAGCGGCGACGTGCAAAGCACTGCGCAGTTGATCGGCAATCTGGCGAACGAGTCCCGTGATATCGGCAAGGTGCTGGACGTGATTCGTGGCTTGGCGGATCAGACCAACCTGCTGGCGCTGAACGCGGCCATTGAAGCAGCCCGTGCGGGCGAAGCCGGTCGTGGGTTTGCGGTGGTGGCCGATGAAGTAAGGGCGCTGGCGCACCGCACTCAGCAATCGAC
The DNA window shown above is from Pseudomonas sp. BSw22131 and carries:
- a CDS encoding cell division protein ZapA is translated as MIISKEGVNVVSILGNDYSIKAPEGQEQALADAVIMLKSALAETKRNYPTLIGDRLLVLAALNLCSKQVELKQRHAEELERCQQQVSATVEVISKAIGQV
- a CDS encoding methyl-accepting chemotaxis protein, whose product is MSLRNMNIAPRAFLGFSVIGGLMLILGIFALLQMGKINDASEVITNDAVPGIKSLDKLTETSIRMRVLSYRLLVNREPDIQQKTIELFASRNKQLNEAQADYEKLISSPEQQTYYSQYKQLLEQYRQLESRMISLTRAGNLDDLRNMLNNDLLSNSDAMNVVLAKLIDINTKQLYDANKDAKDQYSSAFTMVVGLLIIASILTVLFAWLLTNSITRPIAAALHAAEEISEGDLTRTIKVDGTDEAGRLLGAMHKMQSKLRDTLQRISGSATQLASAAEELNAVTDENARGMSQQSNEIEQAATAVNQMTSAVEEVARNAVSTSQASKSATSSASDGRDLVQETVSAIERMSGDVQSTAQLIGNLANESRDIGKVLDVIRGLADQTNLLALNAAIEAARAGEAGRGFAVVADEVRALAHRTQQSTSEIERMIGSIQGGTEQAVNSMRSSTERAESTLSIAKGAGLALDTINTAVVEINERNLVIASAAEEQAQVAREVDRNLVNIRDLSTQSATGAHQTTAASNELSRLAVDLNGMVSRFRL